In Paenibacillus durus, the DNA window CCAGGCGATCCGGTCATAGAACAGCATCCGCAGCACCAGCAGCTTCAGCACGAGCAGCGCGGACACGGTATAGAATCCGACGGCGGTCCCTTTATTTTTTCCGTTCATGCTTACCCCTCTTATTTGTAAAATTCATGTAATACCCATTATAGTCAAAATAGAGCGAACCTCAAAGGCGATCGTGCAACGCTTATGTATTTGACGGCTTTCCGTTTTAACAATGAACCATGGGGTGAGAAGATGAGAGAGAAGACATTTGTGCTGGCGCCCGATTCTTTTAAAGAGAGCATGACGGCAAAAGAAGTATGTATCGCAATGGAAAAAGGGCTGCGCAAGGTCTACCCGGCGGCTAAATATATTCATGTTCCGATGGCGGATGGCGGTGAAGGAACGGTGCAGTCGCTTGTCGACGCCTCGGGCGGACAAATCCATTACAAGGAAGTAACGGGACCGCTCGGGCAGCTGGTGACAGCCAAGTACGGTATTCTGGGCGACGGGACGACCGCGGCAATCGAGATGGCGTCCGCAAGCGGAATTCATCTGGTGGCCAAGGAAACGAAAAACCCTTTGATTACGACAACCTATGGAACGGGCGAGCTGATTCGCGAATGTCTGGACCTGGGAATCCGGAAAATGATCATCGGCATTGGGGGAAGCGCGACGAATGACGGCGGCACAGGCATGGCCGAAGCGCTCGGAGCTAAATTTCTGGATAAGGAAGGGAATGCCCTCCCCCGAGGGGGAGGCGGTCTGGATAGGCTGGCAAGCATCGATATTTCCTCGCTGGATGAAAGGCTTCACGAGACCCAACTGATTGTGGCCTGCGATGTTACGAATCCGCTGTGCGGGGAACATGGCGCCTCCCATGTGTTCGGCCCGCAAAAAGGAGCCACGCCCGAAATGGTGCACAGGCTGGACGCCAACCTCGCCCATTATGCGGAGGTCGTGAAACGGCAGCTTCAGAAAGATGTGCGGGATATTTCGGGGGCCGGAGCAGCTGGCGGCTTAGGCGCGGGTCTGCTGATCTTTACGCAGGCGGAGCTCCGGAAAGGCATCGAAATTGTCGTTGAATATGCCGGCTTAAAGGAGAA includes these proteins:
- a CDS encoding glycerate kinase, translated to MREKTFVLAPDSFKESMTAKEVCIAMEKGLRKVYPAAKYIHVPMADGGEGTVQSLVDASGGQIHYKEVTGPLGQLVTAKYGILGDGTTAAIEMASASGIHLVAKETKNPLITTTYGTGELIRECLDLGIRKMIIGIGGSATNDGGTGMAEALGAKFLDKEGNALPRGGGGLDRLASIDISSLDERLHETQLIVACDVTNPLCGEHGASHVFGPQKGATPEMVHRLDANLAHYAEVVKRQLQKDVRDISGAGAAGGLGAGLLIFTQAELRKGIEIVVEYAGLKEKLADADFVFTGEGGIDFQTKFGKTPYGVARAAKECGKKVIAVAGYIGEGIDTLYAEGIDAVFGIVPGASGLEKLLVEGPRNVERTCENIARVLKLSD